A genomic stretch from Desulfotignum balticum DSM 7044 includes:
- a CDS encoding PAS domain-containing sensor histidine kinase yields MDLDKPFSEKFIKLRRKAEKFLSERDEIYGKAVDEDPLKMIHEFQTMQIELELQNEELRLSQQELAASRESYVELYEFAPVGYLILGLKGLILKSNLAFADMLSIEREYLINRPLSAHIIVEDLNIYYRHLRNLFELKTRQICELSMIKRDRTPFDVHLESTLVLDEYKNIEQYRIMVIDISEHKRTQKQMAQYSDRLEETVDRRTTELSVLKKDLIIKMDQTRKSEERLRFLTRRLIDTREDECKKISRELHDALGQQLTAITFNLSTLRNDIPDFCKELLDDTDLIVDNMATQVRNLSLDLRPSMLDDLGLIPTLRWFINDFHKRTKIKIKLKAVELDEYRDENLAITIFRIVQESLNNVKKHAEATNVEIFLKREITRITGFIQDNGNGFDINEIFLTNEEKHLGLLGMKERISILGGTLNIKSGNGQGTRINIEIPI; encoded by the coding sequence ATGGATTTAGATAAACCTTTTTCCGAAAAATTTATCAAACTGCGAAGGAAAGCAGAAAAATTCTTGTCTGAAAGAGATGAAATCTATGGGAAAGCGGTTGATGAAGACCCCCTGAAAATGATACACGAATTCCAGACAATGCAGATTGAACTTGAGCTCCAGAATGAAGAATTGCGCCTTTCCCAGCAGGAGCTTGCTGCATCCCGGGAAAGCTATGTTGAACTTTATGAGTTTGCGCCAGTGGGGTACCTTATCTTAGGTTTAAAAGGGTTGATCCTTAAATCTAACCTGGCTTTTGCAGATATGTTGTCGATTGAAAGAGAATATCTTATAAACCGGCCATTGTCTGCCCATATTATTGTTGAAGACCTGAATATTTATTATCGGCATCTGCGAAATCTTTTTGAGTTAAAAACACGGCAGATTTGTGAACTGAGTATGATAAAAAGAGACAGAACACCATTTGATGTTCATTTGGAAAGCACCCTTGTTTTAGATGAATACAAAAATATAGAGCAATACCGCATCATGGTAATTGATATCAGTGAACACAAAAGAACACAGAAGCAAATGGCGCAATACAGTGATCGTCTGGAGGAAACGGTTGATCGGCGCACGACTGAATTGTCTGTCTTAAAAAAAGATTTAATAATTAAGATGGACCAGACCAGAAAATCTGAAGAGCGGCTTCGTTTTCTTACACGTCGGCTGATAGATACAAGAGAAGATGAATGCAAGAAGATTTCCCGTGAGCTGCATGATGCACTGGGACAGCAACTGACAGCTATCACCTTCAACCTTAGTACCCTTAGGAATGATATTCCAGACTTCTGCAAAGAATTATTAGATGACACTGATTTGATTGTGGATAATATGGCGACTCAGGTTCGGAACCTCTCCCTTGATCTGAGACCGAGCATGCTTGATGACCTTGGCCTTATCCCGACATTGCGCTGGTTTATAAATGATTTCCATAAGAGAACAAAGATAAAAATCAAATTAAAAGCAGTTGAACTTGATGAATACCGGGATGAAAATCTGGCGATAACCATCTTCAGGATTGTGCAGGAGTCATTAAATAATGTTAAAAAACACGCAGAAGCAACAAATGTTGAAATATTTCTTAAACGAGAAATCACCCGGATCACCGGTTTTATACAAGATAACGGCAACGGATTTGACATAAACGAAATTTTCCTGACAAATGAAGAAAAACATTTAGGTCTTTTAGGCATGAAAGAAAGAATCTCAATATTGGGTGGTACACTTAATATCAAATCCGGCAATGGACAAGGAACCAGGATAAATATTGAAATACCCATTTGA
- the gvpA gene encoding gas vesicle structural protein GvpA, which translates to MAVEKTNASSSLVEVIDRILDKGVVIDAWARVSLVGIELLAIEARVVLAGVETYLKYAEAVGLTAQAEA; encoded by the coding sequence ATGGCCGTTGAAAAAACAAATGCATCCTCAAGTTTAGTTGAAGTTATTGACCGTATCCTTGACAAAGGCGTTGTTATTGATGCCTGGGCAAGGGTATCCCTTGTAGGTATCGAACTGCTTGCCATTGAAGCCAGAGTGGTTCTGGCCGGTGTCGAGACCTATTTGAAATATGCCGAAGCCGTTGGCCTCACAGCCCAAGCTGAAGCATAG
- a CDS encoding ATP-binding protein translates to MESIGNLAVNAADAMEENGGVLEIAVSDMVVDQSFAKNHDLPGPEDHVKITVSDTGVGIAPEISELIFETYFTNKGLGKGTGLGLASVHGTVKKYGGLFCWTANRARDPSLQYCCRSLQSRRAIICMNLKYCQRETRKFCLSMMNPHC, encoded by the coding sequence ATGGAATCCATCGGCAATCTTGCCGTCAATGCTGCGGATGCGATGGAAGAGAACGGCGGGGTACTGGAGATTGCAGTATCCGATATGGTTGTTGATCAATCTTTTGCAAAGAATCACGATCTGCCCGGGCCAGAGGATCATGTAAAAATCACTGTGTCCGATACGGGTGTCGGTATTGCCCCGGAGATATCAGAACTCATTTTCGAGACTTACTTCACGAACAAGGGGCTCGGCAAAGGTACCGGTCTGGGGCTTGCCTCGGTGCACGGAACGGTCAAGAAATACGGGGGACTATTTTGTTGGACAGCCAACCGGGCAAGGGATCCATCTTTACAATACTGCTGCCGGTCACTCCAAAGCAGGAGGGCAATCATCTGTATGAACCTGAAGTATTGCCAAAGGGAAACGAGAAAATTTTGTTTGTCGATGATGAACCCCCATTGCTGA
- a CDS encoding response regulator transcription factor — protein sequence MADDHTMVRKGLCSLLEKESGIAVVAEAENGRDALIKAEETKPDVAVMDIGMPLLNGIEACRQIKKRCPEIKVIILTIHTNEEYILQALKAGASGYLVKKGAPLDLVTAIYEVHKGNSYLGCNVSKTLINEYLRQSTRLSDIDKDSSEKELTSRQTEVLQLLAEGYTNREIANILCVSIKTIETHRSQIKMRLNIKKTAGLVQYALQKGLITKE from the coding sequence ATGGCTGATGATCATACCATGGTCCGCAAGGGGCTTTGTTCTCTTCTGGAAAAAGAGTCTGGCATTGCTGTTGTGGCTGAAGCAGAAAACGGCAGGGATGCCCTTATAAAAGCCGAAGAAACAAAGCCTGATGTTGCTGTTATGGATATAGGAATGCCACTTCTTAACGGGATAGAGGCTTGCCGTCAGATTAAAAAACGATGTCCTGAAATAAAAGTTATCATTCTGACAATACACACAAACGAAGAGTATATACTGCAGGCACTCAAGGCAGGGGCTTCAGGATATCTTGTGAAAAAAGGCGCTCCTTTAGATCTGGTTACGGCAATTTACGAAGTCCATAAAGGAAACTCCTATCTGGGTTGTAATGTTTCAAAAACGCTTATTAATGAATATCTGCGTCAATCCACCCGGCTATCAGATATTGACAAAGACAGCAGTGAAAAAGAACTCACCAGCCGGCAGACAGAAGTTTTGCAACTCTTGGCAGAAGGGTATACAAATCGGGAAATTGCCAATATTTTATGTGTGAGTATAAAAACGATTGAAACCCACCGGTCACAAATAAAAATGAGACTCAATATCAAGAAGACAGCGGGTCTTGTGCAATATGCCCTTCAAAAAGGATTGATAACTAAAGAATAA